The Natranaeroarchaeum aerophilus region CCGCTTCGAGCCGTCACCCACCCTGTTCGTGACGACCTCGCACAGGCGGACGGGGTGGGATTCGAACCGGAGCAAGACTCGCTTTGCTCGTCTTGCAGGGCTCGAATCCCACGAAACCGTGCCACTCCTCACGTCCGTTCACCGAAGCGACGTGTCGCTTCGAGCCGTCACTCTCCCTGTTCGTGACGACCTCGCACAGGCGGACGGGGTGGGATTCGAACCGGAGCAAGACTCGCTTTGCTCGTCTTGCAGGGCTCGAATCCCACGAAACCGTGCCACTCCTCACGTCCGTTCGTCGTGTCACGGAAGGGGTGGGATTCGAACCACACGAAGCCGTAAGGCCCCCACCGAGATGGTGGTGCTCTGCCACTGAGCTACCCTTCCAGTATGTCGCTGCGACATGGCCCCATGCCGCGGCCGCTATCAGATCTGTTGGCCGATCACTGTATTGTTATTCTGTGGATACTGTACGTATTCTCAGCGTACCGCCACTCAGTCGACCTCCCGCTCTTCTAGCTCTTCGTTTTCTACCATGTCGAAGATCATTGCGAGGACGAGCATCAGCGTGCCAAGCAACACGACTGGGAGCGAACTCTCGCGGTCGTGCTCGCGACGACGAACCACCCCGACCACGTTCCGAAGCCCCCTGAAAATTCCCACGAAGCTCGCCGCCGCACCGATCCCGTAGAGGAGGACAAGCGGGTGGAAGTCTCGTGTCAGGTACTTTACACGCAAGCGCCACAGGAAATTCGAGAGCAACATGAGCGAGACTCTCGGGATATACTCGGGGTAGGAGATGTGGCTCTCCTCGTCGGCGTATCGGCTTGGTACCGGGACGTCGGTGACTCTGAGATCGGCGGCGTTGAGCTTGACGAGCAGGTCGTTGCAGTAGCCGTAGTATTCGTACATATCGTCGATTGCGACGGTCTCCAGCGCGTGGAGCGAGATGGCGGTGTAGCCGTTCTGTGGATCGCCAATGCTCCAGTAGCCGCTTGCGATCTTTGTGAGGAAGGAGAGGATGGCGTTGCCGACGAGCCGGAACGTCGGCATTTCCTCGCGGTGTTCGGGATGTAGCAACCGGTTGCCCTTGACATATTCGGCACGCTCCTCGACGATCGGGTCGAGCAGGCGATCCAGCAGGTCGGGATCCATCTGGCCGTCGCCGCCGACGACCGTCGTGATGTCGACCTCGTCATCTCTCGCACGCTGGTAGCCGGTTTTGATCGCGCCGCCGACGCCCCGATTCACCTCGTGCTGGATCGGAACGACGTGTCGGTCGAACTGGACACCGCCGTCCGCGAGCGCCTGCTCCGTGTTTGCGTTGCGTCGGTCCGCGTGTGCCTGTATCTCTGCCCACGTTCCGTCCGTTGAGCAGTCGTCGACGGCGTACACCCGATCGACGTACTCGGGGAGTGTATCGATGACCTCGCCGACGAAGCCTTCCTCGTTGTACGCCGGGACGACGACGCCGATACTATGCTCTCGGTACATTCTGGTCGGTGGGGGGAACGGTAGTACGGACGATTCGGTTCATCGTACTCCTCACGAGGTGGGAGCGTCTCATTGTTATACTGACCTTGTGCCGGATACTGACACTCCGACAGTCGACACACCGCCGGTAGCAGAGTGAAGGTACGTCGGACGGCCCTCTTCGGGAAAATCGGCTGTTTCCGGCCGTTGTGATCCGTATCGTAATGAGAAGAACGACCCTACGAAACGAAAGTAGCGCTATAACAAAGGCGGCAAAGCGGGAATGGACCGTAACGAACGAGAGATGGATACGAACACCGCCCAATTTCTGAGAACAGCCCTGATTGTCCTCGTCTGCATCGCCTGTGTCACCGCGCTTGTCCCGCCCGGGGCTGCGGGGACGACAGGTGACGATGATACCTACGTGGTCACTCAGGGCGACGAAGAGTTCGAGATCTCACCGGTCGGTGACGGAACCCAGACCGCAGAGGAATTCTACGACTACCGAACGCCGGAGACCCACGACTACCCGGACTACCTCTACAGCTCGTACGGAACCACAGAGTTCCAGGAAGACGATACGAGCATCCTCATGCTCCACGAGGGCAGTGACGGACTCAGCCTCGTTCTCGTCCACGACAGAGTCGATGGGGACACACGCGGGGGATCGCTCACGATGCAGATCGACGGGTTGCCCCAGGAGGGCGAGTGGGTCGTCGAAGACGATGCCTACAGCGAGGGCCACTTCGGTGGCCCCCTCGACACGTTCGACCACGACGACACGTCGAGCCGGATCACCTGGATCTGGACGGAAGGGAGAACTGACGGTGGCGCGTTCACGGGAGGTCTCGACGATGGTGACTGGGAGATCACGATCGACCCGTACTTCAACGAGGAGGCGGACTACCGCTACGAGGATCCCGAGGGATATGACGGCCAGCTCGACGACTGGAAACTGATCTCCGGCGCCGGCAACTCCCACACGGG contains the following coding sequences:
- a CDS encoding glycosyltransferase family 2 protein, which codes for MYREHSIGVVVPAYNEEGFVGEVIDTLPEYVDRVYAVDDCSTDGTWAEIQAHADRRNANTEQALADGGVQFDRHVVPIQHEVNRGVGGAIKTGYQRARDDEVDITTVVGGDGQMDPDLLDRLLDPIVEERAEYVKGNRLLHPEHREEMPTFRLVGNAILSFLTKIASGYWSIGDPQNGYTAISLHALETVAIDDMYEYYGYCNDLLVKLNAADLRVTDVPVPSRYADEESHISYPEYIPRVSLMLLSNFLWRLRVKYLTRDFHPLVLLYGIGAAASFVGIFRGLRNVVGVVRRREHDRESSLPVVLLGTLMLVLAMIFDMVENEELEEREVD
- a CDS encoding CARDB domain-containing protein, with translation MDTNTAQFLRTALIVLVCIACVTALVPPGAAGTTGDDDTYVVTQGDEEFEISPVGDGTQTAEEFYDYRTPETHDYPDYLYSSYGTTEFQEDDTSILMLHEGSDGLSLVLVHDRVDGDTRGGSLTMQIDGLPQEGEWVVEDDAYSEGHFGGPLDTFDHDDTSSRITWIWTEGRTDGGAFTGGLDDGDWEITIDPYFNEEADYRYEDPEGYDGQLDDWKLISGAGNSHTGTSLPSLDEPITITPGGVPELSVSSLTAFPSTVAPGETVEIRSTVANVGNADGEFDVEFTAEGEVIETKTVSLGAGESTQLTTEVTFEEPGSYELGVAGTTTSVQVLDEPSNGTGSENGNETTGNETNTNGNQSEGNGDGTGTQGQTGDDGLHGFGVLAGVVALAALIAVSYARRYQS